In Rhizobium sp. 9140, the genomic stretch CCACGAGCCCGGCGATCGCGATGGATTCCAGCGCATAATCGCGCATGGCGAGTTGCCCGGAATATTTCGGATCGAACAGCGTCGTATAGTCCGGCTCCTTGTCGAACTTGTCGGTGCGATAGACGAGCGGATTGAGACCCCAGAGATAGGGGACGGCGAAGAGCTTGCCGCTGTCGTCCAGCACCTTCGGCGTCGTCTTGAAGACATCGTACATGCGGGCGGCATTGGGAAGCTTGGAAAGATCGATCTCCTTGAGGAGGCCGGCCTTGATATAGCGCCAGCTACCGTTGAGCGAGGGGTTGATCATGTCCCAGTCGGAGGCCGAGCCGGTCTTCAGGGCCGCGAACTGCGCATCCTCGCTGGAGAGGAAGGAGAGCTTGATCCGGGCGCCGGTCTCCTTCTCGAAAGCGGCGACATATTCCGGATGACCGTTGGATTCCCACGTCGCCCAGACGAGTTCGGAAACGGCGGCGCGCGCAGCACTCGTCGAACCCAGAATGCTGGCAGCCGTTCCCGCAGCCAAGCCCGCCAGTATGTCCCGTCGTGTCAGTCCCTGCCGCATCGTCTCACCTCTTGCCGGTTTCTTTTGCACTGCGGCAAGTGTGCGTTTTTTGAGCACGAACGCCTATAACGAGATCGCAATAGACACTATTGCGGCTTTGCGAAGAGGGTATCAGAGAGGGACGAGGCATGTCTCCGTTGCCACGCGATCCAGCGCGCGGACGTCGGCTGCCACCGACTTGATCATCTGGCGCAGCCAGGCATGGTCCGGCGAATGATGCTTGCAATCGTGCCAGAGCATATAGAACGTCATCTGCCCGAGCTCTGTCGGCGCATCCAGCACCGCAAAGGGGAAAGCCTGGGCGATCTGCTCGGCGAAATGCCGGCCCGTGGTGAACACGAGGTCGGACTGGGCGACGACATAAGGCGCGATGGCGTATTCTGGTACGGTCACGCCGATCCGCCGCTTCAGGCCGAGCTCGATCAGCCGCCCGTCGATGGGGCTGAGATGCGCGCGCTTGTCGGAGGTCGGCGAAAGATGGTTTTCCCGAAGAAATTCCTCCATCCCGATGCGGTCGCGCCGACCGGCGAAACGGTGACTCGACCGCACGACGCAGACGATATCGGTCGTCAGAAGCGTCGACATTCTCAAGTGTTCAGGCGGATGAGGCCAGTTCCCGATCACGGCATCGATGGTGCCGTCGGCCAGCTGTGCAAGGAAATCCTCATAGCTCGGCAGC encodes the following:
- a CDS encoding LysR family transcriptional regulator, whose amino-acid sequence is MTTQASGSLDVRLMRTLLLLLTECSVSRTAELLGQAQPTVSLTLRKLRELLDDPLLVRSGSTLVPTERGLAMRDSIRDILGTIDAQLAPHPTFDPATSKRTFRIVAANCLGTVFLPPLVGRIARVAPSVNIDVCPLPSYEDFLAQLADGTIDAVIGNWPHPPEHLRMSTLLTTDIVCVVRSSHRFAGRRDRIGMEEFLRENHLSPTSDKRAHLSPIDGRLIELGLKRRIGVTVPEYAIAPYVVAQSDLVFTTGRHFAEQIAQAFPFAVLDAPTELGQMTFYMLWHDCKHHSPDHAWLRQMIKSVAADVRALDRVATETCLVPL
- a CDS encoding ABC transporter substrate-binding protein produces the protein MRQGLTRRDILAGLAAGTAASILGSTSAARAAVSELVWATWESNGHPEYVAAFEKETGARIKLSFLSSEDAQFAALKTGSASDWDMINPSLNGSWRYIKAGLLKEIDLSKLPNAARMYDVFKTTPKVLDDSGKLFAVPYLWGLNPLVYRTDKFDKEPDYTTLFDPKYSGQLAMRDYALESIAIAGLVAGVPRDKVFVMDAKELAEAKKLLVAQKPLLRTYWQTIGDLTNLFATGEVSCAFSWRVPYDELKGKLPMGMAKPKAGIMGWCDCFGMPASLSPEKTELALKFADYLLGAQYATEIARIGNYATTSSIIRDDLTKEQQAAIFVDDMEVMKSFMWPVAPDNYSDWLKIWNEVKAS